Proteins encoded in a region of the Paraburkholderia flava genome:
- a CDS encoding GtrA family protein, whose protein sequence is MTDAMLNSVASDQAAARGCDRAVSGNRCTVPYRKPSAIPVVEGPLFQMKHSLSSQSFRYLIVGGVVYGIDVGTFVVLIALAKNHYLEMNVVAKTLSAFVGFFLHRHFTFSWEQRHSMKRQFILYVLLFAFNMALSTGLIYLLVGRLSLPTLPSRIAVDMVVIVTAFIVSRQMVFRTSSSPVAAKR, encoded by the coding sequence GTGACAGACGCTATGTTAAACTCGGTCGCCTCTGATCAAGCGGCGGCGCGAGGGTGCGACCGTGCCGTATCAGGCAATCGCTGCACGGTTCCGTATCGGAAGCCGTCCGCCATTCCAGTCGTCGAAGGTCCGCTTTTCCAGATGAAACACTCGCTCAGCAGCCAGTCCTTCCGCTATCTGATTGTTGGGGGCGTCGTATATGGAATCGACGTCGGCACGTTCGTCGTGCTCATTGCCCTGGCGAAGAATCACTACCTCGAAATGAATGTGGTCGCGAAGACGCTCTCGGCGTTCGTCGGCTTTTTTCTGCACAGGCATTTCACCTTTTCGTGGGAACAGCGCCACAGCATGAAGCGGCAGTTCATTCTGTACGTGTTGCTGTTTGCATTCAACATGGCGCTGTCGACCGGATTGATCTATCTGCTGGTGGGACGGTTGTCACTGCCGACGCTGCCGAGCAGAATTGCCGTCGACATGGTCGTCATCGTGACGGCGTTTATCGTGAGTCGCCAGATGGTCTTTCGCACCTCCTCGTCACCGGTCGCCGCGAAGCGATGA
- a CDS encoding GDP-mannose 4,6-dehydratase — translation MAFPSDQAVRRVLITGIRGFTGAYVRDELARAGYEVFGTIIHDDAAGSHERVLDISSLADCRRVIGEVRPTHVVHLAAISFVGHDNALDMYRINVLGTLNLLQACVDEGVRPDRLLIASSANVYGNAAGTVDETMPPAPVNHYAASKLAMEHLVRTWLDWLPIVITRPFNYTGRGQDSRFLVPKIVSHFVERKPVIELGNLDVARDFSDVRAVAEVYRGLLESDAAVGETVNVCSERGRSLQEVVELARQASDHDLEIRVNPAFVRANEVKTLVGSAAKLNSLVPGVAPIDLADTIRWMVQPA, via the coding sequence ATGGCGTTTCCTTCTGACCAAGCGGTTCGACGGGTACTGATCACCGGGATTCGTGGGTTCACCGGTGCCTACGTTCGCGACGAGCTGGCGCGTGCGGGGTACGAGGTATTCGGCACGATCATTCACGACGATGCCGCAGGCTCGCATGAGCGCGTGCTCGACATCAGTTCATTGGCGGATTGCCGACGCGTGATCGGCGAGGTGCGGCCGACGCACGTCGTGCATCTGGCCGCTATCAGCTTTGTCGGCCACGACAATGCACTCGATATGTACCGCATCAACGTACTCGGCACGTTGAATCTGCTGCAGGCGTGTGTTGACGAAGGTGTCCGTCCGGATCGACTGTTGATCGCGAGCAGCGCCAATGTGTACGGCAATGCTGCGGGCACGGTCGACGAAACCATGCCGCCTGCGCCCGTGAACCACTACGCTGCCAGCAAGCTCGCAATGGAGCATCTCGTTCGCACGTGGCTGGACTGGTTGCCAATCGTGATCACGCGTCCGTTCAATTACACAGGGCGTGGCCAGGACAGCCGCTTCCTTGTACCCAAGATCGTTTCCCATTTCGTTGAACGAAAACCTGTAATCGAACTCGGCAATCTCGACGTGGCACGCGATTTTTCAGACGTGCGGGCGGTCGCGGAAGTTTATCGGGGGTTGCTCGAATCCGACGCGGCCGTCGGCGAGACCGTGAACGTCTGTAGCGAACGGGGGCGGAGTCTGCAGGAGGTCGTTGAACTTGCCAGACAGGCGTCGGATCATGACCTCGAAATCCGCGTCAATCCGGCCTTCGTCAGAGCCAACGAGGTGAAAACGCTCGTCGGGTCGGCGGCGAAACTGAACAGTCTGGTTCCGGGTGTAGCCCCGATTGATCTCGCGGACACGATACGCTGGATGGTGCAGCCGGCGTAA